A window of Rhizobium favelukesii genomic DNA:
GCACCGGCTGATGAAGGGGCTCCGTGCCGGGATCGTCTGGGTCAACACCTACCGCGTGGTATCACCGATCGCGCCGTTCGGCGGTTTCGGCCTGTCGGGCCATGGCAGAGAAGGCGGCATGGCCGCGGCGCTCGATTATACCCGTACCAAGACGATCTGGCTCAGGACATCGGACGATCCGATCCCCGATCCCTTCGTGATGAGGTAGCGCCGATGTTTTACGAGATCCGGAGCTATCGGCTGAAGAACGGCACGATCCCGCAATATCTCAAGGTCGTCGAGGAGGAGGGGATCGAGATCCAGAAGAGCCATCTCGGTACGCTCGTTGGATACTTCTTTTCGGAGATCGGAACGATCAACGAGATCGTCCACATCTGGGCCTTTGCGAGCCTGGACGACCGGGAAGCGAGGCGCCAGAGGCTTTTGGCGGATCCCCGGTGGCAGGCCTTCCTGCCCAAAATCCGCGATCTCATCGAGGCGGCGGAAAGCAAGATTATGAAGCCAGCTAACTTTTCTCCGAGGAGCGAGGCGCACTGACGGCATAAGGCATACCCGTAGGACAAACCAGAACAAGGATAAGGGAACATGAAAACAACATTTGCTGTCGCGGCAGTTGCCGCATTCGTGGCTGTGTCCGTACCGGCGCACGCCGACAACATGGTCTTCTCGAGCTGGGGAGGAACGACCCAGGACGCGCAGAAAGCCGCATGGGCAAGCCCGTTCACGGAGAAGACCGGTATCACCGTCGTACAGGACGGGCCGACGGATTACGGCAAGCTCAAGGCGATGGTCGAGGCTGGCCAGGTCACTTGGGACGTTGTCGACGTCGAAGGCGACTATGCCGCCCAGGCCGGCAAGAATGGCCAGCTCGAGAAGCTCGATTTCTCCATCATTGATAAATCCAAGCTCGATCCGCGCTTCGTGACCGATTATTCGGTCGGCAGCTTCTATTATTCCTTCGTGATTGGCTGCAATGCCGATGCCGTCAGCGCCTGCCCGAAGACATGGGCGGATCTGTTCGACACGGCAAAGTTTCCGGGAAAGCGCACATTCTACAAGTGGTCGGCTCCCGGCGTGATCGAAGCGGCACTGCTTGCCGACGGTGTAGCTGCCGACAAGCTTTATCCGCTTGATCTCGACCGCGCCTTCAACAAGCTCGACACGATCAAATCGGATATCGTCTGGTGGTCGGGCGGCGCACAGTCGCAGCAGCTTCTGGCATCCGCCGAGGCTCCCTTCGGCAGTGTCTGGAATGGCCGCATGACCGCGCTTGCGGCGAGCGGTATCAAAACTGAGACCTCATGGGAACAGAACATCACCGCTGCGGATTCGCTCGTCGTGCCGAAGGGTTCGCCGAACGCGGAAGCCGCGATGAAGTTCATTGCAATGGCAACCTCGGCCGAACCGCAGGCCGCCCTTGCAAAAGCCACCGGATATGCCCCAATCAACGTTGACTCGGCCAAGCTGATGGATCCGGAGACGGCCAAGACCCTGCCGGATCAGCAGACGGCCAGCCAGGTGAATGCCGATATGAACTACTGGGCGGACAATCGCGATGCCATCGGCGAGAAGTGGTACGCCTGGCAGGCGAAATAGGCTGAAACTTGAGTTGAACGGGCACGGCGAATGTTCGCCGTGCCTCCCGCAGCGTCGGTGCGCGTTTGTTGGACCTCGGCGCATGCATAAATTGACGGGTGGGAAGGACTGTCATGTCGACATATAGCGATGCCTCCGGCGCAATTGCGCCCCTGCCAAAGGTGCGCAGGGCAACAGGTTTTGGCGGGGTCCTTCCGGCTCTCGCCTTCGTGACGATCTTTTTCATCGCGCCGGTGGCGGTGCTCTTGTTGCGAAGCGTTCTGGAACCTGTGCCGGGCTTTGGAAACTATGCGCAGCTGATCGGGTCCGCGACCTATCTCAAGATCTTCGCCAATACCTTCATCGTCTCGGGTCTCGTCACGGTGATTTCGCTGCTGATCGGATTTCCCGTTGCCTGGGCGCTGGCAATCATGCCTGGGCGCCTGACGTCGGTGATCTTTGCGATCCTGCTCCTGTCGATGTGGACCAACCTGCTTGCCCGCACCTATGCCTGGATGGTGCTGCTGCAGCGGACGGGGCTAATCAACAAGATGCTGATCGGAATGGGGCTGATCGACAAACCTCTGGCGCTCGTCAACAACCTGACCGGCGTCACGATCGGCATGACCTATATCATGCTGCCCTTCATCATCCTGCCTCTCTACGGCGTGATCAAGAAGATCGACCCGTCGACCCTGCAGGCGGCAGCACTTTGCGGCGCCAACCGGTGGCAGTGCCTGACCCGTGTCCTGCTGCCCTTGGCCATGCCTGGCATGGCGGCCGGTGCCCTCATGGTCTTCGTCATGTCGCTTGGTTATTTCGTCACGCCGTCGCTTCTCGGCGGCACCGCGAACATGATGCTCGCAGAGCTGATTGCGCAATTCGTGCAGTCGCTGGTCAACTGGGGAATGGG
This region includes:
- a CDS encoding NIPSNAP family protein translates to MFYEIRSYRLKNGTIPQYLKVVEEEGIEIQKSHLGTLVGYFFSEIGTINEIVHIWAFASLDDREARRQRLLADPRWQAFLPKIRDLIEAAESKIMKPANFSPRSEAH
- a CDS encoding ABC transporter substrate-binding protein, whose protein sequence is MKTTFAVAAVAAFVAVSVPAHADNMVFSSWGGTTQDAQKAAWASPFTEKTGITVVQDGPTDYGKLKAMVEAGQVTWDVVDVEGDYAAQAGKNGQLEKLDFSIIDKSKLDPRFVTDYSVGSFYYSFVIGCNADAVSACPKTWADLFDTAKFPGKRTFYKWSAPGVIEAALLADGVAADKLYPLDLDRAFNKLDTIKSDIVWWSGGAQSQQLLASAEAPFGSVWNGRMTALAASGIKTETSWEQNITAADSLVVPKGSPNAEAAMKFIAMATSAEPQAALAKATGYAPINVDSAKLMDPETAKTLPDQQTASQVNADMNYWADNRDAIGEKWYAWQAK
- a CDS encoding ABC transporter permease, with translation MSTYSDASGAIAPLPKVRRATGFGGVLPALAFVTIFFIAPVAVLLLRSVLEPVPGFGNYAQLIGSATYLKIFANTFIVSGLVTVISLLIGFPVAWALAIMPGRLTSVIFAILLLSMWTNLLARTYAWMVLLQRTGLINKMLIGMGLIDKPLALVNNLTGVTIGMTYIMLPFIILPLYGVIKKIDPSTLQAAALCGANRWQCLTRVLLPLAMPGMAAGALMVFVMSLGYFVTPSLLGGTANMMLAELIAQFVQSLVNWGMGGAAALVLLVVTLSLYAVQLRFLGNQNPGGR